In Euphorbia lathyris chromosome 9, ddEupLath1.1, whole genome shotgun sequence, the following are encoded in one genomic region:
- the LOC136205749 gene encoding phloretin 4'-O-glucosyltransferase, which produces MSEPHFLIVTFPAQGHINPALQFAKRLMRIGVRVTLSTTIYAKRRMTHSSFPEGLSLAPFSDGYDDGLKPGDDRDNYMAEFERRGSQSLSDLIEGNSFTCLIYTLLLPWAAKVARAQHIPSSLLWIQPATVLDIYYYYFNGYGDMFRNCSDNDSSYVVKLPGGIPPLSSRDLPSFLAPGNPYSSVISIFEEQLKVINEEENPKVLVNSFDALESEALKGIESIKMIGIGPLVPSGKDLSCGGDLFESSKDYIEWLNSKEDASVVYVSFGSIAMLSNEQMEEIGKCLLKSKYEFLWVIRKDQKEKLSCTSELESESESESGSEKKRKIVEWCSQLQVLSHPALGCFVTHCGWNSTLESIVLGVPVVAFPQWTDQGTNAKLIEDQWETGVRVVPNERGIVECEEIMRCLDLIMGECGNNFRNNAIKWKDLAGDALMDNGSSEINLRTFVNGIVSLN; this is translated from the coding sequence ATGTCAGAACCCCACTTTCTTATTGTCACCTTTCCGGCACAGGGACATATCAACCCAGCTCTCCAATTCGCTAAGCGTCTGATGCGTATTGGTGTTCGCGTCACTCTTTCTACCACAATCTACGCCAAACGCCGTATGACTCATTCCTCCTTCCCGGAGGGCCTCTCCTTAGCCCCCTTTTCCGACGGATACGACGACGGACTTAAACCCGGAGACGACCGCGACAACTACATGGCGGAGTTCGAGCGGCGCGGCTCACAAAGTCTGTCAGATCTCATCGAGGGAAACTCATTTACTTGTTTGATATACACGTTGCTTCTCCCTTGGGCAGCAAAGGTGGCGCGTGCTCAACACATCCCGTCCAGCCTTCTGTGGATTCAACCTGCCACAGTGCTTGACATCTATTACTACTACTTTAATGGATACGGAGATATGTTTAGGAATTGCAGTGATAATGATTCATCATATGTAGTAAAATTACCCGGCGGAATTCCTCCGTTGAGTAGCCGGGATCTTCCGTCTTTTCTAGCTCCGGGTAATCCGTACAGCTCCGTAATCTCTATATTTGAAGAACAGCTGAaggttataaatgaagaggaaAACCCTAAAGTACTGGTGAACAGTTTCGATGCATTAGAATCAGAGGCATTGAAAGGAATTGAAAGCATCAAAATGATCGGAATCGGACCGTTAGTTCCATCCGGGAAAGATCTTTCGTGCGGCGGCGATCTATTTGAAAGCTCGAAAGATTACATAGAATGGCTGAACTCAAAAGAAGATGCATCGGTTGTGTATGTATCGTTCGGAAGCATAGCTATGTTATCGAATGAACAAATGGAAGAAATAGGTAAATGTTTATTGAAGAGTAAGTATGAATTTCTATGGGTAATAAGAAAAGACCAAAAAGAGAAACTGAGTTGCACATCGGAAttggaatcagaatcagaatcggaatcgGGATCAGAAAAGAAACGGAAGATAGTGGAGTGGTGTAGTCAATTGCAAGTGTTATCTCACCCGGCGTTGGGGTGTTTTGTGACGCATTGCGGGTGGAATTCGACGTTGGAGAGTATAGTTTTGGGGGTTCCGGTAGTGGCGTTTCCGCAATGGACGGATCAAGGAACTAATGCGAAGTTGATAGAAGATCAATGGGAGACGGGGGTACGGGTTGTGCCTAATGAACGAGGAATTGTTGAATGTGAAGAGATAATGAGGTGTTTGGATTTGATTATGGGAGAATGTGGAAATAATTTTAGAAACAATGCTATCAAATGGAAGGATTTAGCGGGAGATGCACTTATGGATAATGGCTCTTCGGAGATTAACCTCAGGACTTTTGTTAATGGAATTGTATCACTGAATTaa